One segment of Curtobacterium poinsettiae DNA contains the following:
- a CDS encoding Na+/H+ antiporter subunit E, with translation MTDVRRISNARRIALAWRYDVPLVAGLTVLWALLWGSWTPLTLLCGIVVALLVTQALPLPPVPLSARFSIVHVLRFLVVWSGLVVVASFRVAWVAFRPRGVRRSSITLVQLHSTSEMTFTLATLAISLVPGSYVADVDLRRRRLLLHVLDTERLEQVEDERRVALRIEAMVIRALGSKQDVSELSEPLAEVTR, from the coding sequence ATGACCGACGTCCGCCGCATCTCGAACGCCCGGCGGATCGCGCTGGCGTGGCGCTACGACGTGCCCCTGGTCGCGGGACTCACCGTGCTGTGGGCGCTGCTCTGGGGATCGTGGACCCCGCTGACGCTGCTGTGCGGCATCGTCGTGGCGCTCCTCGTCACCCAGGCACTGCCGCTCCCGCCGGTCCCGCTGTCCGCACGGTTCTCGATCGTGCACGTGCTGCGGTTCCTGGTGGTGTGGTCCGGGCTCGTCGTCGTGGCGTCCTTCCGGGTCGCGTGGGTCGCGTTCCGTCCCCGCGGTGTGCGGCGCAGCTCGATCACGCTCGTGCAACTGCACTCGACATCGGAGATGACCTTCACCCTGGCCACCCTCGCGATCTCGCTCGTGCCCGGCTCGTACGTCGCCGACGTGGACCTGCGGCGCCGTCGTCTGCTGCTCCACGTGCTCGACACCGAGCGCCTGGAGCAGGTCGAGGACGAACGCCGCGTCGCACTCCGGATCGAGGCCATGGTCATCCGCGCACTCGGCTCCAAGCAAGACGTCTCCGAGCTGTCCGAGCCGCTGGCGGAGGTGACCCGGTGA
- a CDS encoding sodium:proton antiporter: protein MSPAVVVMGIAVALVLALLGVTFALAVFRIVRGPTILDRMIGSDMVLTTVLVVIAAAMVIRQDLTGIPVLVVISATSVFATVAVARAVTPSADPSDEGLTVTTPERAEEDQS, encoded by the coding sequence GTGAGCCCCGCCGTCGTCGTGATGGGCATCGCCGTCGCGCTCGTGCTCGCGCTCCTCGGGGTGACGTTCGCCCTCGCGGTGTTCCGCATCGTGCGCGGTCCGACCATCCTCGACCGCATGATCGGCTCCGACATGGTGCTGACCACCGTGCTCGTGGTGATCGCGGCCGCGATGGTCATCCGCCAGGACCTGACCGGTATCCCCGTGCTCGTGGTGATCTCGGCAACGAGCGTCTTCGCCACGGTCGCCGTGGCCCGGGCCGTCACACCCTCGGCGGACCCGTCCGACGAGGGCCTGACCGTCACCACCCCCGAGCGCGCCGAGGAGGACCAGTCGTGA
- a CDS encoding iron chaperone, whose amino-acid sequence MARTTKTETTFTDEERAAMQEHAAEVKRARGTKGTKAEKAAADAAAVEAKIAEMPQPDRGLAERIHRIALEVAPELAPKLWYGMPAYARDGKAVFFFQDAAKFKARYATLGFQDSAALDDGTFWPTSWAISPEFSEADEARVADLIRRAVG is encoded by the coding sequence ATGGCACGGACGACGAAGACCGAGACCACCTTCACCGACGAGGAGCGGGCGGCGATGCAGGAGCACGCCGCAGAGGTCAAGCGGGCCCGCGGCACGAAGGGCACCAAGGCTGAGAAGGCGGCGGCCGACGCCGCTGCGGTCGAGGCGAAGATCGCCGAGATGCCCCAGCCGGACCGCGGCCTGGCGGAGCGCATCCACCGCATCGCGCTCGAGGTCGCGCCGGAGCTCGCGCCGAAGCTCTGGTACGGCATGCCCGCCTACGCGCGGGACGGCAAGGCGGTGTTCTTCTTCCAGGACGCCGCGAAGTTCAAGGCCCGGTACGCGACACTCGGGTTCCAGGACTCGGCCGCGCTCGACGACGGCACGTTCTGGCCGACGTCGTGGGCGATCAGTCCCGAGTTCTCCGAGGCCGACGAGGCACGGGTGGCTGACCTGATCCGTCGCGCGGTCGGCTGA
- the mnhG gene encoding monovalent cation/H(+) antiporter subunit G, which produces MIEIIESFVDDAGIRAWIAVGLLLVGSLLSLGAGVGIVRFPDPLVRLHAMAKPQVLGLALALAAIVVAVWTWTAFWVVLPIMVFQLFLVPVSTHMIARAGLRADDYRHEDLLVDDTES; this is translated from the coding sequence GTGATCGAGATCATCGAGTCGTTCGTCGACGACGCCGGCATCCGCGCCTGGATCGCCGTCGGGCTGCTGCTCGTCGGGTCGCTGCTGTCGCTCGGTGCCGGGGTCGGTATCGTCCGGTTCCCGGACCCGCTCGTCCGTCTGCACGCGATGGCGAAGCCGCAGGTGCTCGGGCTCGCGCTCGCGCTGGCCGCCATCGTCGTCGCGGTGTGGACGTGGACGGCGTTCTGGGTCGTGCTGCCGATCATGGTGTTCCAGCTGTTCCTGGTGCCGGTGTCGACGCACATGATCGCCCGTGCCGGCCTGCGCGCCGACGACTACCGGCACGAGGACCTGCTGGTCGACGACACGGAGTCCTGA
- a CDS encoding MFS transporter: MLQTRSTDAPPAPDRSLVSLAGRWYFPVAFIARLPFAMMVVGVLTLVVAARDSVALGGINSAAVGIGSAIFGPMVGAAADRFGQRAVLVPVGLVNAALLGLFPFVVSGTAPDLAVLAVAFCIGASAPQVAPMSRTRLVAIIRQRMAPARREKTLSGTMAYESAADETVFIIGPFLVGILASAIAPWVAVAGASVLTFVFVTAFALHPTGKLVVGQHAEHTQAPARQLLRPRLVVVVVGILGIGLFFGSTLTSLTAFMETHGEASQAGLLYGLMGIGSAGLALGSAAFPRAFGLGWRWLVFGVVLLGGAIAFASADSVVAVGVVLAIMGIGIGPTLVAQYSLGSDRSPVGRSATTMTILGSAVIVGQSIASAVTGDVAEHHGTAAAMLLPAVSAAIVVVAAVCNLLLPRRVATA; encoded by the coding sequence ATGCTCCAGACCCGCTCCACCGACGCCCCGCCCGCTCCGGACCGCTCACTCGTCTCCCTCGCCGGACGCTGGTACTTCCCCGTGGCGTTCATCGCCCGGCTCCCGTTCGCGATGATGGTGGTCGGCGTCCTGACCCTGGTCGTCGCCGCCCGTGACTCCGTCGCCCTCGGCGGCATCAACTCCGCCGCCGTCGGCATCGGCTCCGCGATCTTCGGCCCGATGGTCGGCGCCGCCGCGGACCGCTTCGGACAGCGGGCGGTGCTCGTGCCCGTCGGCCTGGTGAACGCGGCGCTGCTCGGGCTCTTCCCGTTCGTCGTCAGCGGCACCGCGCCCGACCTGGCCGTCCTCGCGGTCGCGTTCTGCATCGGCGCCTCGGCCCCGCAGGTCGCCCCGATGTCCCGCACCCGGCTCGTCGCGATCATCCGGCAGCGGATGGCCCCGGCGCGCCGCGAGAAGACCCTCAGCGGCACGATGGCCTACGAGTCGGCCGCAGACGAGACCGTGTTCATCATCGGCCCGTTCCTGGTCGGCATCCTCGCCAGCGCGATCGCCCCGTGGGTGGCCGTCGCCGGGGCCTCGGTCCTGACGTTCGTGTTCGTCACCGCGTTCGCGCTGCACCCGACCGGCAAGCTCGTGGTCGGCCAGCACGCGGAGCACACGCAGGCCCCCGCCCGGCAGCTCCTGCGTCCGCGACTGGTCGTCGTGGTCGTCGGCATCCTCGGCATCGGCCTGTTCTTCGGCTCGACGCTCACCTCGCTGACGGCGTTCATGGAGACCCACGGCGAAGCCTCGCAGGCCGGCCTGCTCTACGGCCTGATGGGCATCGGGTCCGCCGGCTTGGCACTCGGGTCGGCGGCGTTCCCCCGTGCCTTCGGCCTCGGCTGGCGCTGGCTCGTGTTCGGTGTCGTGCTCCTCGGCGGTGCGATCGCGTTCGCCAGCGCCGACTCCGTCGTCGCCGTGGGCGTCGTCCTCGCGATCATGGGCATCGGGATCGGCCCGACCCTGGTCGCCCAGTACAGCCTCGGCTCGGACCGGTCACCCGTCGGCCGCTCCGCCACCACCATGACGATCCTCGGGTCCGCCGTCATCGTCGGCCAGTCGATCGCGTCCGCCGTCACGGGTGACGTCGCCGAGCACCACGGCACCGCCGCCGCGATGCTGCTGCCGGCGGTCTCCGCCGCGATCGTCGTGGTCGCCGCGGTGTGCAACCTGCTGCTCCCGCGTCGGGTCGCGACCGCCTGA
- a CDS encoding Na+/H+ antiporter subunit D, whose amino-acid sequence MTWLVPLLVLVPLLGAAVALGLLRHQKLQRAITVVVLVVALAVAATLMVLVDRHGTIVVQVGGWDAPYGISLVVDRLSALLLTVSASVLLLVLLFSIGQGLAADDEDAPVTIFYPTYLVLAAGVLDSFIAGDLFNLYVAFEMLLVASYVLITLGGSEQRVRAGTTYIVTSLIASAIFLAAIGLVYGATGTVNIAQISERVADLPEHVQLLLHTMLLIGFGIKAAVFPLAFWLPDSYPTAPAPVTAVFAGLLTKVGIYAIIRLETVIFPRPQLNEVLLVVAALTMVVGVLGAVSQTDVKRLLSFTLISHIGFMVMGVGLGTVAGTAAAVFYTVHHIVVQTTLFLVSGLMERVGGTTSTRSLGGLLKAAPLLAALYLIPAFNLGGIPPFSGFIGKLGLFRAAAEDGSPMAYVTIGAGVVTSLLTLYALMRVWDAAFWRPKPAAEAAAPHATSAEPHAHLRSPEPAPLTVSEETGETYHPGGSVMVTDAPHAATASSPTTGATEAVGEAPEKVRLPRMLVGVTTVAVLGSVALTVVAGPLYGYATRAAESLESPDRYVQAVLGGER is encoded by the coding sequence ATGACCTGGCTCGTCCCGCTCCTCGTCCTCGTCCCGCTGCTCGGTGCCGCGGTCGCGCTCGGACTCCTCCGGCACCAGAAGCTCCAGCGTGCGATCACCGTCGTGGTGCTCGTCGTGGCCCTGGCCGTCGCCGCCACGCTCATGGTCCTGGTCGACCGGCACGGCACGATCGTGGTGCAGGTCGGCGGCTGGGACGCCCCGTACGGCATCTCGCTCGTCGTCGACCGGCTGAGCGCCCTGCTGCTCACCGTCAGTGCGAGCGTCCTGCTGCTCGTCCTGCTGTTCTCGATCGGGCAGGGCCTGGCCGCCGACGACGAGGACGCCCCGGTCACGATCTTCTACCCGACGTACCTGGTGCTCGCCGCGGGTGTGCTCGACTCGTTCATCGCCGGTGACCTGTTCAACCTGTACGTCGCGTTCGAGATGCTCCTGGTGGCGAGCTACGTGCTCATCACGCTGGGCGGCAGCGAACAGCGCGTCCGGGCCGGCACGACGTACATCGTCACGAGCCTGATCGCGTCGGCGATCTTCCTCGCCGCCATCGGCCTGGTCTACGGTGCCACCGGCACGGTGAACATCGCCCAGATCAGCGAGCGCGTCGCCGACCTGCCGGAGCACGTCCAGCTGCTCCTGCACACGATGCTGCTGATCGGGTTCGGCATCAAGGCGGCCGTGTTCCCGCTGGCGTTCTGGCTGCCGGACTCGTACCCGACGGCCCCGGCACCGGTCACCGCGGTCTTCGCGGGCCTGCTGACGAAGGTCGGCATCTACGCGATCATCCGGCTCGAGACGGTGATCTTCCCGCGACCACAACTCAACGAGGTCCTGCTCGTCGTCGCCGCGCTGACGATGGTGGTCGGCGTGCTCGGCGCGGTGTCGCAGACCGACGTCAAACGGCTGCTGTCCTTCACGCTGATCAGCCACATCGGCTTCATGGTGATGGGTGTCGGACTCGGCACCGTCGCGGGGACGGCGGCAGCGGTGTTCTACACGGTGCACCACATCGTCGTGCAGACCACGCTGTTCCTGGTGTCCGGTCTGATGGAACGCGTCGGCGGGACGACCTCGACCCGGTCGCTGGGCGGGCTGCTGAAGGCCGCACCGCTGCTGGCCGCCCTGTACCTGATCCCCGCGTTCAACCTGGGCGGGATCCCGCCGTTCTCCGGCTTCATCGGCAAGCTCGGCCTGTTCCGCGCCGCCGCCGAGGACGGCTCCCCGATGGCGTACGTCACCATCGGCGCCGGCGTCGTCACGTCGCTGCTCACCCTGTACGCGCTCATGCGGGTCTGGGACGCGGCCTTCTGGCGGCCGAAGCCGGCGGCCGAGGCCGCCGCCCCGCACGCGACGAGCGCGGAACCGCACGCCCACCTGCGGTCGCCGGAACCGGCTCCGCTCACCGTCTCCGAGGAGACGGGCGAGACCTACCACCCGGGAGGCTCGGTGATGGTCACCGACGCACCGCACGCGGCCACCGCCTCCAGTCCGACCACCGGCGCGACCGAGGCGGTCGGCGAGGCTCCCGAGAAGGTGCGCCTGCCGCGCATGCTCGTCGGCGTGACGACCGTCGCGGTGCTCGGCTCCGTCGCCCTGACCGTCGTCGCCGGCCCGCTCTACGGCTACGCGACCCGCGCAGCGGAGTCGCTGGAGTCGCCCGACCGTTACGTGCAGGCCGTGCTCGGAGGTGAGCGATGA
- a CDS encoding Na(+)/H(+) antiporter subunit C — MTVTLVLVIAMAVLFSCGVYLLLERSLTRMLLGFLLLGNSLNLLLLVMSGAAGDPPIGGSAEGITDPLPQAFALTAIVITFAVSAFLLALIHRSWQLSRADEVEVDEADAAIGRDRDEPADEDPETTTDAEQEATR, encoded by the coding sequence ATGACCGTCACCCTCGTCCTCGTGATCGCCATGGCGGTGCTGTTCTCGTGCGGCGTCTACCTGCTGCTCGAACGCTCCCTGACCCGGATGCTCCTGGGCTTCCTGCTGCTCGGCAACTCGCTCAACCTGCTGCTGCTGGTGATGTCCGGCGCCGCGGGCGACCCGCCGATCGGCGGGAGCGCCGAGGGCATCACCGACCCGCTCCCCCAGGCGTTCGCCCTGACCGCGATCGTGATCACCTTCGCCGTCAGCGCGTTCCTGCTGGCCCTGATCCACCGGTCGTGGCAGCTGTCCCGCGCCGACGAGGTCGAGGTCGACGAGGCCGACGCCGCCATCGGCCGTGACCGCGACGAGCCGGCCGACGAGGACCCGGAGACCACCACCGACGCAGAACAGGAGGCGACCCGATGA
- the mgrA gene encoding L-glyceraldehyde 3-phosphate reductase: MTYIASDDRYDSITYRRAGHSGLDLPLLSLGYWHNFGDDMPFENQRAISRRAFDLGITHHDLANNYGPPYGAAEVNFGRLMREDFRPYRDEMVISTKAGWDMWPGPYGQGGGSRKYVLASLDQSLQRTGLDYVDVFYSHRLDASTPLEETMGALHTAVQQGKALYVGISSYDAERSRQAAEILRDLGTPLLIHQPSYSMLNRWIETEGLLDTAGELGFGVIGFTALAQGLLTGKYLNGVPEDSRAAAGKSLDASSITPEVVEHLRALNDVAAARGQSLAQLALAWGLRDERVTSLVIGASRVSQLEDNVAALSNTSFTDEELRVIDEHSVGITDVDLWAGARAGEVS; the protein is encoded by the coding sequence ATGACCTACATCGCCAGTGACGACCGCTACGACTCGATAACGTACCGCCGGGCCGGCCACTCGGGCCTCGACCTGCCGCTGCTCTCCCTGGGGTACTGGCACAACTTCGGGGACGACATGCCCTTCGAGAACCAGCGCGCCATCAGCCGCCGGGCGTTCGACCTCGGGATCACCCACCACGACCTCGCGAACAACTACGGCCCGCCATACGGTGCCGCCGAGGTGAACTTCGGCCGCCTGATGCGCGAGGACTTCCGGCCCTACCGCGACGAGATGGTCATCTCGACGAAGGCCGGCTGGGACATGTGGCCGGGGCCGTACGGGCAGGGCGGTGGCTCGCGCAAGTACGTGCTCGCTTCGCTCGACCAGTCGCTGCAGCGGACGGGCCTGGACTACGTCGACGTCTTCTACTCGCACCGCCTCGACGCCTCGACCCCGCTCGAGGAGACGATGGGCGCGCTGCACACCGCGGTCCAGCAGGGCAAGGCGCTGTACGTCGGGATCTCGTCGTACGACGCCGAGCGCAGTCGGCAGGCAGCCGAGATCCTCCGCGACCTCGGCACCCCGCTCCTGATCCACCAGCCCTCGTACTCGATGCTCAACCGCTGGATCGAGACCGAGGGGCTGCTCGACACCGCCGGCGAGCTCGGCTTCGGCGTGATCGGCTTCACCGCTCTGGCGCAGGGGCTGCTGACCGGCAAGTACCTGAACGGTGTACCCGAGGACTCCCGCGCGGCAGCGGGCAAGTCCCTCGACGCGTCGAGCATCACCCCCGAGGTCGTCGAGCACCTCCGCGCCCTGAACGACGTCGCGGCCGCCCGCGGACAGTCCCTCGCGCAGCTCGCCCTCGCCTGGGGGCTCCGCGACGAGCGGGTGACCTCGCTCGTGATCGGTGCCTCGCGGGTGTCGCAGCTCGAGGACAACGTCGCCGCGCTGTCGAACACCTCGTTCACCGACGAGGAGCTCCGCGTCATCGACGAGCACTCGGTCGGCATCACCGACGTCGACCTGTGGGCGGGAGCCCGCGCGGGCGAGGTCTCCTGA